In Gossypium hirsutum isolate 1008001.06 chromosome D01, Gossypium_hirsutum_v2.1, whole genome shotgun sequence, the genomic window GGGAAGAATGTCGTCTTCGTGGTGTTTTATCGACTTACCATATAAGCCCATTTTGGTAATCTCTATTCTCAGTTACCAAAGTTATTTAGAAACAATGAAAGAAGTTGCAGAAActggtttaatttttttaccaaCAATGATGAAACAGGGAAAGAAATCAAATGGATGTCAATAAAACGACATATTTAGCAACTTGTACAAAATCTAGCTAAAGTTACACACACTGTGGCTTCTTCAGAGCTTGACTTCCACATCCACCCCAGCAGGAAGGTCAAGCTGCATCAAAGAATCAATTGTTTGTGCAGTTGGGTAGAGAATATCGATAAGGCGCTGGTGAGTCCGGATCTCAAAGTGGAACCTAGCATCCTTATGCACGTGTGGGGATTTAAGAACACAATAGATCCTCTTCTTGGTCGGTAACGGCACCGGACCCATGGTCTTGGCATTCGTAGTCCGTGCAGCATCTATTATCTGCTTGCAAGAGTCCTCAATCAAGGGGACCCAGTATGACCTAAGTTTAATCCTAATCTTCTGCTTAGGTGCTGCCTGTGACAACAAATGTGAATATTAATCTCCATTTTCCAATAGAACCAACAGAAAACAAGATACTGATTTCCAGTAATTTGGATTTCTTGTATGCCATTTGAAATCCCCCTTGATAAACCGCACAGATAACAGCCAGTCCCATGTAATTACATTTAATTATTCTTCCAAAGAAGAATTTCATGATCTTGACATCATACAGGCAATAAATTTCAACATAGAAGAGGTTCCCCCTCGTACCGTTTTGACAATGAAAATGTTTCTAAGCAGACATTCTGAGGAAAAAGTAGACGCCAATCAGGTTAAGATTAACTCATATCTAATCGATGGTATACTTGACCAATCACGATGTGCAAAGGGAGGAGAGCAATAAAAACATATTATGCCTGTTGTGGTTTTGTGAGCAATAAAAGAAACCATTTGACATACGTAAAAAATAAGTTGACGATGAAGTTACTGATAAAGAGTATAAGCCTA contains:
- the LOC107921100 gene encoding 30S ribosomal protein S10, chloroplastic; its protein translation is MAISSISSTLIPSLPIQNASSPKVKFTFLSHSPPLSFNHLKLCNNSQLSQSPTKLFASPEALEDTPEVGVSEVPSSSYVAEADKAAPKQKIRIKLRSYWVPLIEDSCKQIIDAARTTNAKTMGPVPLPTKKRIYCVLKSPHVHKDARFHFEIRTHQRLIDILYPTAQTIDSLMQLDLPAGVDVEVKL